From one Candoia aspera isolate rCanAsp1 chromosome 17, rCanAsp1.hap2, whole genome shotgun sequence genomic stretch:
- the GOLPH3L gene encoding Golgi phosphoprotein 3-like: MTTLIRRGRRVDAGQDADRRGEGDEDALVDKTLGEEDPGDSKEIRLTLMEEILLLGLKDKEGYTSFWNDCISSGLRGGILIELAMRGRIQLEPQSMRKKRLLDRKVLVKSDAPTGDVLLDETLRHLKATEPAETVQTWIELLTGETWNPFKLQYQLRNVRERIAKNLVEKGILTTEKQNFLLFDMTTHPVTNTTEKQRLVKRLQESVLDRWVNDPHRMDRRTLALLVLAHASDVMESVFASLVDEKYDVAMNRSKDLVDRDPEAEAAKAGGTEMIWAVLAAFNKS; encoded by the exons ATGACCACGTTGATCCGCCGAGGGAGACGCGTGGACGCTGGACAGGATGCGGACAGGCGGGGGGAGGGTGACGAAGATGCCCTGGTGGACAAGACTTTGGGCGAGGAAGACCCGGGAGACTCCAAAGAGATCCGCCTCACCCTCATGGAAGAGATCTTGCTTTTGGGACTGAAGGATAAAGAG gGCTACACATCTTTCTGGAATGACTGCATTTCCTCGGGGCTGCGAGGCGGCATCCTCATTGAGCTAGCCATGCGAGGAAGGATACAGCTTGAGCCACAGTCCATGAGGAAAAAACGGCTGCTGGATCGAAAG GTCCTCGTAAAGTCCGATGCCCCGACTGGGGACGTCCTCCTTGATGAGACACTCCGCCATCTCAAAGCCACCGAGCCAGCCGAGACGGTGCAGACCTGGATTGAATTGCTCACAG GCGAAACCTGGAACCCTTTCAAGCTGCAGTACCAGCTCCGCAACGTCCGTGAGCGGATTGCCAAGAACCTCGTGGAGAAGGGCATCCTGACCACCGAGAAGCAGAACTTCCTCCTCTTCGACATGACCACCCACCCGGTCACGAACACCACGGAGAAGCAGCGCCTGGTGAAGAGGCTCCAGGAGAGCGTCCTCGACAGGTGGGTCAACGACCCCCACCGCATGGACCGGAGGACTTTGGCGCTGCTGGTCCTGGCCCACGCCTCGGACGTCATGGAAAGCGTCTTTGCCAGCCTGGTGGATGAGAAGTACGATGTGGCTATGAATAGGTCCAAGGATCTGGTGGATAGGGACCCTGAGGCGGAGGCTGCCAAGGCAGGGGGCACAGAGATGATCTGGGCTGTGTTGGCAGCCTTCAACAAGTCCTAA